One stretch of Eggerthella lenta DSM 2243 DNA includes these proteins:
- a CDS encoding PhnE/PtxC family ABC transporter permease: MTERVLQSAGFLSRLRGRRAAPRGAYDPSFFLRRTAAVVGMALVFVALGALSGTYVGFDFMQAILDVPGGLVWMATQFVPSLTSLQKLDTILPALGSTILASIASSCTAAVLAYICAVLGSRSVGVGGPFPLIVRAVASLFRNIPVVAWAFILLFSFKQSEFTGFFALFLTSFGYLTRCFLESIDEMSAGPVEALRASGATYGQIVAQAVVPMSITSVISWVMYMIETNIRDATLIGLLTGTGIGFVFDVYYKSFRYDIAGLVILSIVLVVIACELTSNFVRRKVI; encoded by the coding sequence ATGACCGAGCGTGTTCTGCAGTCGGCCGGCTTCCTTTCGCGTCTGCGCGGCAGGCGCGCGGCGCCGCGCGGCGCCTACGACCCGTCGTTCTTTCTGCGGCGCACGGCGGCCGTCGTCGGCATGGCGCTCGTGTTCGTGGCGCTGGGCGCGCTGTCGGGCACCTATGTCGGCTTCGATTTCATGCAGGCAATCCTCGACGTCCCGGGCGGGCTCGTTTGGATGGCGACGCAATTCGTCCCTTCCCTTACCTCCCTCCAGAAGCTGGACACCATCCTTCCCGCCTTGGGTTCGACGATTCTCGCCTCGATCGCCTCCAGTTGCACGGCGGCGGTTCTGGCGTATATCTGCGCGGTGCTGGGCTCGCGATCGGTGGGGGTGGGTGGGCCGTTTCCCCTCATCGTGCGGGCCGTCGCGTCGCTGTTCCGCAACATCCCGGTGGTGGCCTGGGCGTTCATCCTGCTGTTCTCGTTCAAGCAGAGCGAGTTCACCGGGTTCTTCGCGCTGTTCCTCACAAGCTTCGGTTACCTGACGCGCTGTTTTCTGGAGAGCATCGACGAGATGAGCGCGGGTCCCGTGGAGGCTCTGCGCGCCTCCGGGGCGACCTACGGCCAGATCGTGGCTCAGGCGGTCGTCCCCATGAGCATCACGTCGGTGATCAGCTGGGTCATGTACATGATCGAGACGAACATCCGCGACGCCACGCTCATCGGCCTGCTCACGGGCACGGGCATCGGATTTGTGTTCGACGTGTATTACAAAAGCTTCCGCTACGACATCGCCGGGCTGGTCATCCTATCCATCGTCCTCGTGGTCATCGCCTGCGAGCTGACCTCGAACTTCGTGAGGAGGAAGGTCATATGA
- a CDS encoding SLC13 family permease: MLLVSALAAAATMLVVPPDASYLGYFDLKTLACLFGILALVGALRNAGVFEATARAMVARFSTCRAAVAAIVGITLVLSMIATNDMALIMMLPLCAATLLKAGWERALPFAFIMQSLAANLGGMIVPFGNPQNLYLFERFDIPLTDFLATMALPFAVSVLLIGLSCALFAKPTPRASEGRPAEGRHLARSDVAPVDRRRAIAFGALLLVVIASVFRLVPYPVSLVAVVAGLLVLDRRALRSVDFGLLLTFVCFFVFAGNMARIPSVEAVLSQAMADNALLASAAASQIVSNVPAAVLLSHFTDSYQALLVGVNIGGAGTLVASLASLITFNQYRAVRAALGRRPELARQTASGFVARFTAFNFAFLAVLYAVCAVCG, from the coding sequence GTGCTGCTCGTGTCGGCGCTCGCCGCGGCGGCCACCATGCTGGTCGTGCCGCCCGACGCCTCCTATCTGGGCTACTTCGATCTTAAAACGCTCGCTTGCCTGTTCGGCATCCTCGCGCTTGTCGGTGCGCTGCGCAACGCGGGCGTGTTCGAAGCAACGGCTCGCGCGATGGTGGCGCGTTTCTCCACCTGCCGCGCGGCCGTCGCGGCCATCGTGGGCATCACGCTGGTGCTGTCGATGATCGCCACGAACGACATGGCTCTCATCATGATGCTGCCCCTCTGTGCGGCGACTTTGCTCAAAGCGGGGTGGGAACGCGCGCTTCCCTTCGCGTTCATCATGCAGAGCCTGGCGGCGAATCTCGGCGGCATGATCGTGCCGTTCGGAAACCCGCAGAACCTCTACCTGTTCGAGCGGTTCGACATCCCGCTGACGGACTTCCTTGCTACCATGGCGTTGCCCTTTGCCGTGTCGGTGCTGCTCATCGGCCTGAGCTGCGCCCTGTTCGCGAAGCCGACGCCCCGCGCTTCCGAAGGGCGGCCTGCGGAGGGGCGGCACCTCGCGCGATCCGACGTCGCCCCTGTCGACCGTCGTCGCGCCATCGCGTTCGGCGCGCTGCTTCTGGTGGTCATCGCCTCGGTGTTTCGCCTGGTTCCGTATCCGGTTTCGCTCGTCGCCGTGGTAGCCGGCTTGCTCGTGCTCGACCGTCGCGCCCTGCGCTCGGTGGACTTCGGGCTGCTGCTCACCTTCGTCTGCTTCTTCGTGTTCGCGGGCAATATGGCGCGCATCCCCTCGGTCGAAGCGGTGTTGTCCCAGGCGATGGCCGATAACGCGCTGCTGGCCAGCGCGGCCGCCAGCCAGATCGTCAGCAACGTGCCGGCCGCGGTGTTGCTGTCGCATTTCACCGACAGCTATCAGGCGCTGCTCGTGGGCGTGAACATCGGCGGCGCGGGCACGCTGGTGGCATCGCTGGCCAGCCTCATCACGTTCAACCAGTATCGTGCCGTGCGTGCTGCGCTCGGGCGCCGTCCCGAATTGGCGCGCCAAACGGCGAGCGGCTTCGTCGCGCGCTTCACGGCTTTCAATTTCGCGTTTCTCGCGGTGCTGTATGCTGTGTGCGCCGTATGCGGATAG
- the phnPP gene encoding phosphoribosyl 1,2-cyclic phosphate 1,2-diphosphodiesterase, giving the protein MIEDLHVHSTMSDGSDTFEQVLEQAAQRGVERLAFTNHDTTAGLTAARELGERLGVQVVGGIEVSAYDFERGRKVHILGLGVEEGAPALAALCGSTLERRHANSLWQLDRLVEAGYEVDVERALELGRASTCLYKQHLMAALTSEPYPSAAYRTLYRSLFKNGGICDRDIDYVDARDAVRVVVEDGGLAVLAHPGQLDSYDLLPDLVECGLGGIERFHPDHTLADHARCAELAVRYRLVCTGGSDYHGKFGRVPHVGFRVPA; this is encoded by the coding sequence GTGATCGAAGATCTTCACGTGCATTCGACGATGTCCGATGGATCGGACACGTTCGAGCAGGTGCTCGAACAGGCGGCGCAGCGAGGCGTCGAGCGCCTGGCGTTCACGAACCACGACACCACTGCCGGGCTGACCGCCGCTCGCGAGCTGGGCGAGCGCCTGGGCGTGCAGGTGGTGGGCGGCATCGAGGTGAGCGCCTACGACTTCGAGCGCGGCCGCAAGGTGCACATCCTGGGGCTGGGCGTCGAGGAGGGCGCGCCCGCGCTGGCCGCCCTGTGCGGGTCCACGCTTGAGCGCCGTCACGCGAACTCGCTGTGGCAGCTGGACCGGTTGGTGGAAGCGGGCTACGAGGTGGACGTAGAGCGCGCGCTTGAGCTGGGCCGCGCGTCAACGTGCCTGTACAAGCAGCACCTCATGGCCGCGCTCACCAGCGAGCCGTACCCCAGCGCCGCCTACCGCACGCTGTATCGCAGCCTGTTCAAGAACGGCGGCATCTGCGACCGCGACATCGACTACGTGGACGCGCGCGACGCCGTGCGGGTCGTCGTGGAGGACGGCGGGCTGGCGGTGCTCGCGCATCCCGGCCAGCTTGACAGCTACGATCTGCTTCCCGACCTGGTGGAATGCGGTCTCGGCGGCATCGAGCGCTTCCATCCCGACCACACCTTGGCAGATCACGCTCGCTGCGCCGAGCTTGCCGTTCGCTACCGTCTCGTCTGCACGGGCGGTTCCGATTACCACGGGAAGTTCGGCAGGGTTCCCCACGTGGGGTTTCGCGTTCCGGCGTAG
- a CDS encoding alpha-D-ribose 1-methylphosphonate 5-phosphate C-P-lyase PhnJ: MQQRYNYAFFDEASKREIRRALVKGVSIPGYQVPFASREMPIGRGWGTGGLQITLAIIGPDDTLKVIDQGSDDSVNAVNIKKLVVDTTDVEVTDATEDATLIQSRHRIPEHPLDDGQILVLQVPTPEPLRSFEPSEAATKRLHAEADYTGAWLELFDQIVRFDATTTGADHPVQVFGRYVMAPSPIPRFDNLKLNQARHLTLLGAGREKKIYAVPPFTDVKPLDFEDYPFAVETFEGKRCRLCGAEGVYLDELVDEATGETYYQCNDTNYCASSACQPTKPVDAAAASGTESCGSKASLRAAARFVGLSPQSSAPEAPSLTLRTTGNSRKGTSHA; the protein is encoded by the coding sequence ATGCAGCAGCGCTATAACTACGCGTTCTTCGACGAGGCGTCGAAGCGCGAGATCCGCCGCGCCCTGGTCAAAGGCGTGTCCATTCCCGGTTACCAGGTGCCCTTCGCCTCGCGCGAGATGCCCATCGGGCGCGGTTGGGGCACGGGCGGCCTGCAGATCACGTTGGCCATCATCGGTCCCGACGACACCCTCAAGGTGATCGACCAGGGCTCCGACGACAGCGTGAACGCCGTCAATATCAAGAAGCTGGTCGTCGACACCACCGACGTGGAGGTGACCGACGCCACCGAGGACGCCACGCTCATCCAGTCGCGCCACCGCATTCCCGAGCATCCGCTGGACGACGGTCAGATCCTCGTGCTGCAGGTGCCCACGCCCGAGCCGCTGCGCAGCTTCGAGCCCAGCGAGGCCGCCACGAAGCGCCTCCACGCCGAAGCCGACTACACCGGCGCGTGGCTGGAACTGTTCGACCAGATCGTGCGCTTCGATGCCACCACCACCGGCGCCGACCATCCTGTGCAGGTGTTCGGCCGCTACGTGATGGCGCCGTCGCCCATCCCGCGCTTCGACAACCTGAAGCTGAACCAGGCGCGCCACCTCACGCTGTTGGGGGCGGGCCGCGAGAAGAAGATCTACGCCGTGCCGCCCTTCACCGATGTCAAGCCGCTCGATTTCGAGGACTACCCGTTCGCGGTGGAAACCTTCGAGGGAAAGCGCTGCCGCCTGTGCGGCGCCGAGGGCGTCTACCTGGACGAGCTGGTGGACGAAGCCACCGGCGAAACCTACTACCAATGCAACGACACGAACTATTGTGCTTCGTCGGCTTGCCAGCCGACGAAGCCGGTCGACGCTGCGGCGGCTTCTGGCACCGAATCTTGCGGCTCCAAGGCCTCCTTACGTGCAGCAGCACGCTTCGTCGGCCTTTCCCCGCAATCTTCGGCACCAGAAGCCCCCTCGCTGACTCTACGAACGACCGGCAATTCTCGGAAAGGAACTTCCCATGCTTGA
- a CDS encoding phosphonate C-P lyase system protein PhnL: MALLRIDGLSKTFLLHRVNRRVQGCQDIDFAIEPGQFVGITGRSGSGKSTILRCIWRTNLPERGRILYDSQRFGMLDLAQATQRQMLYLRAYELGYVSQFLNALPRQTAYDIVLKSALEAYGADERSRAEEETERMLRHFDLDEGLWELYPRTFSGGEKLRLNIAAAMIKRPRLLLLDEPTASLDNASKLKVRSLIEQLKAEGTTMLGIFHDLEFMEGLCDHEFNMQEGMMA; this comes from the coding sequence ATGGCGCTCCTCCGAATCGACGGCCTGTCCAAAACCTTCCTGCTCCATCGCGTGAACCGGCGCGTGCAAGGGTGCCAGGACATCGACTTCGCCATCGAACCGGGCCAGTTCGTGGGCATCACGGGGCGCAGCGGCAGCGGCAAGTCCACCATCCTGCGCTGCATCTGGCGCACAAACCTGCCCGAGCGCGGCCGCATTCTGTACGACTCGCAGCGCTTCGGCATGCTGGACCTGGCCCAGGCCACGCAGCGCCAGATGCTGTACCTGCGCGCCTACGAGCTGGGCTACGTCTCCCAGTTCCTCAACGCCCTGCCGCGCCAAACCGCCTACGACATCGTGCTGAAAAGCGCGTTGGAAGCGTACGGCGCCGACGAGCGCTCCCGCGCCGAAGAGGAGACCGAGCGCATGCTGCGCCACTTCGATCTGGACGAAGGCCTGTGGGAGCTGTACCCCCGCACGTTCTCGGGCGGCGAGAAGCTGCGCCTCAACATCGCCGCCGCCATGATCAAGCGCCCGCGCCTGCTGCTGCTCGACGAGCCCACGGCCTCGCTCGACAACGCGTCGAAGCTCAAGGTGCGCTCCCTCATCGAGCAGCTGAAAGCCGAAGGCACCACGATGCTCGGCATCTTCCACGACCTCGAATTCATGGAAGGCTTGTGCGATCATGAGTTCAACATGCAGGAGGGGATGATGGCGTGA
- a CDS encoding carbon-phosphorus lyase complex subunit PhnI: protein MGYVAVRGGGKAIEESLKLLEYQRVSASSAWGTDEIEGTFPELVDQVMGEASLYAPRLAALALKQAQGSPDEAVFLLRAFRSTLERPYVSRPVDTGAMRVNRRVSAAFKDVPGGQVLGATRDYSHRLLAFDLETEGAEELAEKRAELAAHFEKVAEALEAAPDVAPAASPCAEIPVGAGCCPPAGAQQGTPTKSPDTAVPGAPQTPATLPRVLDYLRAQGLLAHVEADDAPPVDATMAPLSFPAPRSVRLQTLARGMTQAVEALGYAAIRGFGPAHPTVGELRSGRVAVAVDHPLEAGGEQDAYYLGSVPVTEVESVFESEGESDADGGTATATRSDGGGLSLAIGYGLVFGRAETKAIAMSVLDHCLERGDKRFPTEDEEFVLYHVDGVEATGFISHLKLPHYVTFQSKLSSVRGTRDEHSECGECDPHGTRVAHDPQSTRDPHDQPAESKEARDAAAL from the coding sequence ATGGGATACGTTGCCGTGCGCGGTGGCGGGAAAGCCATCGAGGAAAGCCTCAAGCTGCTGGAATACCAGCGCGTTAGCGCGTCGTCCGCCTGGGGCACCGACGAGATCGAGGGCACGTTTCCCGAACTGGTCGACCAGGTGATGGGCGAGGCCTCGCTCTATGCGCCGCGTCTGGCTGCGCTGGCGCTCAAACAGGCGCAGGGCTCGCCCGACGAGGCCGTGTTCCTGCTGCGCGCGTTCCGCTCCACGCTGGAGCGCCCCTACGTGTCGCGTCCGGTGGACACGGGCGCCATGCGCGTGAACCGCCGCGTGTCGGCCGCGTTCAAGGACGTGCCCGGCGGCCAGGTGCTGGGTGCCACGCGCGACTACAGCCACCGTCTGCTGGCGTTCGACCTGGAAACCGAGGGCGCCGAAGAGCTGGCCGAGAAGCGCGCCGAACTGGCCGCCCACTTCGAGAAGGTCGCCGAGGCCCTCGAGGCCGCGCCCGACGTTGCGCCCGCCGCTTCCCCGTGCGCGGAGATCCCCGTAGGGGCGGGCTGCTGCCCGCCTGCGGGCGCCCAGCAGGGCACCCCTACGAAGTCTCCCGACACCGCCGTGCCCGGCGCGCCCCAAACTCCCGCCACCCTTCCGCGCGTGCTGGACTACCTGCGCGCCCAAGGCCTGCTCGCGCACGTCGAAGCCGACGACGCGCCGCCGGTGGACGCCACCATGGCGCCGCTCTCGTTCCCGGCACCGCGCTCCGTGCGATTGCAGACGCTCGCGCGCGGCATGACGCAGGCCGTCGAGGCGCTGGGGTACGCCGCCATCCGCGGCTTCGGCCCTGCGCATCCCACGGTGGGCGAGCTTCGCTCCGGTCGCGTGGCCGTGGCCGTTGACCATCCGCTTGAGGCGGGCGGCGAGCAAGACGCCTACTACCTGGGTTCCGTCCCGGTGACCGAGGTGGAAAGCGTGTTCGAGAGCGAGGGCGAAAGCGATGCCGACGGCGGCACGGCGACGGCCACACGCTCCGATGGCGGCGGCCTGTCGCTGGCCATCGGCTACGGCCTGGTGTTCGGCCGCGCCGAGACGAAGGCCATCGCCATGAGCGTGCTCGACCACTGCCTGGAGCGCGGCGACAAACGGTTCCCCACCGAGGACGAGGAGTTCGTGCTGTACCACGTGGACGGCGTGGAGGCCACCGGCTTCATCTCGCACCTCAAGCTGCCCCACTATGTCACGTTCCAGTCGAAGCTGTCCAGCGTGCGCGGCACGCGTGACGAGCACAGCGAATGCGGCGAATGCGACCCGCACGGCACGCGCGTCGCGCACGACCCGCAAAGTACGCGCGACCCGCACGATCAACCCGCCGAGTCGAAGGAGGCCCGCGATGCAGCAGCGCTATAA
- the phnG gene encoding phosphonate C-P lyase system protein PhnG, which yields MKRYERTRALVEGDPALARAIVCEVERDGSQGAVAVLDEPREELVMVQARETAQGSLFFLGEALMTSCRVRVGDAVGLGLVLGSDRCRAYELAVVDAVFSGAAGDAWASRWDASLRAELARVEARDQREARRTAATKVDFSTMKVEA from the coding sequence TTGAAACGGTATGAGCGTACTCGTGCTTTGGTGGAGGGCGATCCGGCGTTGGCTCGGGCCATCGTGTGCGAGGTGGAGCGCGATGGGTCGCAGGGCGCCGTCGCGGTGCTCGACGAGCCGCGCGAGGAGCTGGTGATGGTGCAGGCGCGCGAGACGGCGCAGGGAAGCCTGTTCTTTCTGGGCGAGGCGCTGATGACGTCGTGCCGCGTGCGCGTGGGCGACGCCGTGGGCCTGGGCCTCGTGCTGGGCAGCGATCGGTGCCGCGCTTACGAGCTTGCCGTGGTGGACGCGGTGTTCTCCGGCGCGGCGGGCGACGCGTGGGCTTCCCGCTGGGACGCTTCCCTGCGCGCCGAGCTGGCGCGCGTCGAAGCGCGCGACCAGCGCGAGGCGCGTCGCACCGCGGCGACGAAGGTTGATTTCTCTACGATGAAGGTGGAAGCATGA
- a CDS encoding PhnE/PtxC family ABC transporter permease gives MMANADKVAAEANAAAIAEDVGIVQGASADALGIGAGAAETLDGDTNDLCGMGARTSRSGKIKVHVASKSTVALYVVLGVLAAITVFALVVMDYGKVSFPAAMAAAVDDFVTMMTQPGLGGHFTLPDVIEGLFVSLALALLTTFIGAVIAFVLGLLAACNLSSKGMSNAIKVFMSVARAVPTILWVLVFSVAIGLGPEAAVTGLLFHSVAYLVKAYSESFEEVDAGVLEALRASGASWWQVVFQGVVPEKVNEMLSWTFIRFEINFVNAVAVGAVAGAGGIGYQLFLAGSFYYNIHEVGLIVYLCLAVAVVLEVAATQLRKRYIVQH, from the coding sequence ATGATGGCGAATGCCGACAAAGTGGCTGCCGAAGCGAACGCGGCGGCCATCGCCGAGGACGTCGGCATCGTGCAGGGCGCCTCGGCCGACGCGCTCGGAATAGGCGCCGGTGCTGCGGAAACCCTCGATGGCGATACGAACGACCTGTGTGGCATGGGCGCGCGCACGTCGCGCTCGGGGAAGATCAAGGTGCATGTGGCCAGCAAGTCGACCGTGGCGCTGTACGTTGTGCTGGGCGTGCTGGCAGCCATCACCGTGTTCGCGCTTGTGGTGATGGACTACGGCAAAGTGTCGTTTCCCGCAGCGATGGCCGCGGCCGTGGACGACTTCGTCACCATGATGACGCAGCCGGGGCTGGGCGGGCACTTCACGCTGCCCGACGTGATCGAAGGTCTGTTCGTGTCGCTGGCGCTGGCGCTTCTGACCACATTCATCGGCGCGGTGATCGCGTTCGTGCTGGGGCTGCTGGCGGCCTGCAACCTGTCCAGCAAGGGCATGAGCAACGCCATCAAGGTGTTCATGAGCGTGGCGCGCGCCGTGCCCACCATTTTGTGGGTGCTCGTGTTCTCGGTGGCCATCGGCCTGGGGCCGGAGGCGGCTGTCACAGGCCTTTTGTTCCACAGCGTGGCGTACCTGGTGAAGGCGTACTCGGAAAGCTTCGAGGAAGTGGACGCCGGCGTGCTGGAAGCGCTGCGCGCCAGCGGTGCGTCGTGGTGGCAGGTAGTGTTCCAGGGCGTGGTGCCCGAGAAGGTGAACGAGATGCTGTCGTGGACGTTCATCCGCTTCGAGATCAACTTCGTCAACGCCGTGGCCGTGGGCGCCGTGGCGGGCGCGGGCGGCATTGGCTACCAGCTGTTCCTGGCCGGTAGCTTCTACTACAACATCCACGAGGTGGGGCTGATCGTGTACTTGTGCCTGGCGGTGGCCGTGGTGCTGGAAGTGGCGGCCACGCAGCTGCGCAAGCGCTACATCGTGCAGCACTGA
- a CDS encoding ATP-binding cassette domain-containing protein: protein MLDAQRFGVDEEPCLSVRHLSKRFGAGCPHCLAPAAQLERNVCPRCGTVHAVRDVSLDVFPAEIVGIVGESGSGKSSLMKCLFFDEEATEGDVRARPFDGGAANLLQLSPQHQRAIRNTVFGMVYQNPYLGLRMDFSSLSNIAEQMIAAGNRNVGAMRVRGEELLARVNIPLSREAEPPRNFSGGMQQRVQIAKALSNNPPILLLDEVTTGLDLSVQAAVLDLIQQIRRDFNVSMLVVSHDLGVIRMLADRTLVMLDGRVIESGLTDQILEDPQHAYTQQLVYSLL from the coding sequence ATGCTTGATGCGCAACGATTCGGCGTCGACGAGGAGCCGTGCCTGTCGGTGCGCCACCTGTCGAAGCGCTTCGGCGCGGGCTGCCCGCACTGCCTTGCTCCCGCGGCGCAGCTGGAACGCAACGTATGCCCGCGTTGCGGCACGGTGCACGCCGTGCGCGACGTCAGCCTGGACGTGTTCCCGGCCGAGATCGTCGGCATCGTGGGCGAGTCGGGAAGCGGTAAGTCGTCGCTGATGAAGTGTCTGTTCTTCGACGAAGAGGCCACCGAGGGCGACGTGCGCGCCCGTCCCTTCGACGGCGGCGCGGCGAACCTGCTGCAGCTGTCGCCCCAGCATCAGCGCGCCATCCGCAACACGGTGTTCGGCATGGTGTACCAGAACCCCTACCTGGGGCTGCGCATGGATTTCTCCAGCCTGTCGAACATCGCCGAGCAGATGATCGCCGCCGGCAACCGCAACGTGGGCGCCATGCGCGTTCGCGGGGAGGAGCTGCTCGCGCGCGTGAACATCCCGCTGTCGCGCGAGGCCGAGCCGCCGCGCAACTTCTCCGGCGGCATGCAGCAGCGCGTCCAGATAGCCAAGGCGCTGTCGAACAACCCTCCCATCCTGCTGCTCGACGAGGTGACCACGGGCCTCGACCTCTCCGTGCAAGCCGCCGTGCTCGACCTCATCCAGCAGATCAGGCGCGACTTCAACGTCAGCATGCTGGTGGTCAGCCACGACCTGGGCGTCATCCGCATGCTGGCCGACCGCACGCTGGTCATGCTGGACGGCCGCGTCATCGAAAGCGGCCTGACCGACCAGATCCTGGAAGACCCCCAACACGCATACACCCAACAGCTCGTCTACTCCTTGCTCTGA
- a CDS encoding alpha-D-ribose 1-methylphosphonate 5-triphosphate diphosphatase, translated as MDTDSCIIRGGTVVCADRVLPDCDVVVIDGRIAAIEPVGASDFDAQPDATMGVLPVVDARGAYVAPGLIDIHSDYVENVASPRPSVVMDLSTSLYKADRELVSHGVTTIFHSLSVYGAHVFDHKPIRDFGNVSALIDRVAALRAGEERDHLIRHRLHMRVELDSVDLYDDIESFLRSGKVDLVSFMDHTPGQGQYRDLLVFGDTLKGYRDVSDEDVRDIVRQQQESQKLTYAQITALAAVARERGVSIASHDDDSEDKLAFMDGLEATISEFPISLDIARAARARGMHTIAGAPNVMLGHSHSGNLSAREAVQAGAIDVLCSDYYPAALLDAVFTLRDQCGLDIAKAFALVTINPAKAAGIADEVGSIAVGKRADVLLVREISCGEGEGSGEHPGARPDGRVARTMPVVTRAFVGGRSVFRSHYPDQPLGYGRDTEQLVSLDQLTRPLAKAV; from the coding sequence ATGGACACTGATTCTTGCATCATCCGCGGCGGCACGGTGGTGTGCGCCGACCGCGTGCTTCCCGACTGCGACGTCGTGGTCATCGACGGGCGCATCGCCGCCATCGAGCCGGTGGGCGCGTCCGACTTCGACGCGCAGCCCGATGCCACGATGGGCGTGCTGCCCGTGGTGGACGCGCGCGGCGCGTACGTGGCGCCCGGCCTCATCGACATCCACTCGGACTACGTGGAGAACGTGGCCTCGCCGCGCCCCAGCGTGGTCATGGACCTGTCCACGTCGCTGTACAAGGCCGACCGCGAGCTGGTGTCGCACGGCGTGACCACCATCTTCCACTCGCTGTCGGTGTACGGCGCGCACGTGTTCGACCACAAGCCCATCCGCGATTTCGGCAACGTGAGCGCCCTCATCGACCGCGTGGCCGCCCTGCGCGCGGGCGAGGAGCGCGACCACCTCATCCGCCACCGCCTGCACATGCGCGTGGAGCTGGACTCGGTGGATTTGTACGACGACATCGAGAGCTTCCTGCGCTCGGGCAAGGTGGACCTCGTGTCGTTCATGGACCACACGCCGGGGCAGGGCCAGTACCGCGACCTGCTGGTGTTCGGCGACACGCTGAAGGGCTACCGCGACGTCAGCGACGAGGACGTGCGCGACATCGTGCGTCAGCAGCAGGAGAGCCAGAAGCTCACGTACGCCCAGATCACAGCACTGGCGGCCGTGGCGCGCGAGCGCGGCGTGTCCATCGCCTCGCACGACGACGACAGCGAGGACAAGCTGGCGTTCATGGACGGCCTCGAGGCCACTATCTCCGAGTTCCCCATCTCGCTGGACATCGCGCGGGCGGCGCGGGCGCGCGGCATGCACACCATCGCAGGCGCGCCGAACGTGATGTTGGGCCACAGCCACTCGGGCAACCTCAGCGCGCGCGAGGCCGTGCAGGCCGGCGCCATCGACGTGCTGTGCAGCGACTACTACCCGGCGGCGCTGCTGGACGCGGTGTTCACGCTGCGCGATCAGTGCGGGCTCGACATCGCGAAAGCGTTCGCGCTGGTCACTATCAACCCGGCGAAGGCCGCGGGCATCGCCGACGAGGTGGGCTCCATCGCGGTGGGCAAGCGCGCCGACGTGCTGCTGGTGCGCGAGATCTCCTGCGGCGAAGGCGAAGGCTCGGGCGAGCACCCGGGCGCAAGGCCGGACGGTCGCGTCGCGCGCACGATGCCCGTGGTCACGCGCGCGTTCGTGGGCGGCCGCTCGGTGTTCCGCTCGCACTATCCCGACCAGCCGCTCGGCTACGGGCGCGACACCGAGCAGCTCGTCTCGCTCGACCAGCTGACCCGCCCTCTGGCCAAGGCGGTGTAG
- the phnH gene encoding phosphonate C-P lyase system protein PhnH — protein MTIREDADLHRAQRAFRCVLDAFAHPGTVHRLAPAPENPASPVALDASLELVVRLFVDQAVTFCVADSESDAVAAYLTSETHARRVSLRDADFVVVPARADAQTVYEAVAEACRGTLVSPEKGATVLVGCARLADAPESGEVSQPAVHVVALQGPGVERENRFAVDRVDWLRARDARGDEFPCGIEIVLVDPEGRIVAVPRSSSARRLADPATGFGADPASDLAPDAATNPAPGLDPSTDPASMFHVKQSTQCSATKEQMFHVKHSEPVPAMPGASGASPRAEISVGAGCCPPAGAQQGAPTQSPDNATPAAPVAAVAPAMPAAPAATAASAAKGVR, from the coding sequence ATGACGATACGAGAAGACGCTGACCTGCATCGCGCCCAGCGGGCGTTCCGCTGCGTGCTCGATGCGTTCGCGCATCCGGGAACCGTGCACCGGTTGGCGCCGGCGCCCGAGAACCCGGCGAGCCCCGTTGCGCTCGACGCGTCGTTGGAGCTGGTGGTGCGCCTGTTCGTGGACCAGGCGGTGACGTTCTGCGTGGCCGATTCCGAGTCCGACGCCGTGGCTGCGTACCTTACGAGCGAGACGCACGCGCGTCGGGTGTCCCTGCGCGATGCCGACTTCGTGGTGGTGCCCGCGCGCGCCGACGCGCAGACGGTGTACGAGGCGGTGGCGGAGGCATGCCGCGGCACGCTGGTGTCGCCCGAGAAGGGGGCGACCGTGCTCGTGGGTTGCGCCCGTTTGGCCGACGCGCCCGAAAGCGGCGAGGTTTCCCAGCCGGCCGTGCACGTGGTGGCGCTGCAGGGCCCGGGCGTGGAACGCGAGAACCGCTTCGCCGTCGATCGCGTGGACTGGCTGCGCGCCCGCGACGCGCGCGGCGACGAGTTCCCTTGCGGCATCGAAATCGTGCTGGTGGATCCGGAAGGCCGCATCGTCGCCGTGCCGCGTAGCTCGAGCGCGCGACGCCTCGCCGACCCCGCAACCGGGTTCGGCGCCGACCCCGCGTCTGACCTCGCGCCCGACGCTGCAACCAACCCAGCGCCCGGCCTCGATCCCTCGACCGATCCCGCATCGATGTTTCACGTGAAACAATCGACTCAATGTAGTGCGACAAAAGAACAAATGTTTCACGTGAAACATTCCGAGCCCGTGCCCGCCATGCCCGGCGCGTCGGGTGCTTCCCCGCGCGCGGAGATCTCCGTAGGGGCGGGCTGCTGCCCGCCCGCGGGCGCCCAGCAGGGCGCCCCTACGCAGTCTCCCGACAACGCAACGCCCGCGGCGCCCGTCGCAGCCGTCGCGCCCGCAATGCCCGCAGCGCCCGCCGCAACCGCCGCATCCGCTGCGAAGGGGGTGCGCTAG